The Rickettsiales bacterium genome includes a region encoding these proteins:
- the queA gene encoding tRNA preQ1(34) S-adenosylmethionine ribosyltransferase-isomerase QueA produces MKTSDFDFTLPQELIASAPVCPRDAARMLVVAENTYDKKITDLTSYLKKGDVLVFNDSKVIPARLIGKRGDAKIEVLLHKRIFYPMNPHPIPLPEGEGTNMWKCFAKPAKKLRVGDVVNFADDFSASVIEKYDDGQVLLGFSYSGDIFEQKLNTYGAMPLPPYIERVRCADDADNNSYQTIYAKNSGSVAAPTAGLHFTDRLLDAIDKMGVERLHVTLHVGGGTFLPVKAEDTNDHVMHSEYAVVTGDVAEIINVAKKAGGRVIAVGTTSVRTLESATNKHGILQEFAGETDIFITPGYEFKLVDAMLTNFHLPKSTLFMLVSAFSGLDRMKAAYAHAIEQKYRFYSYGDACLLFSENK; encoded by the coding sequence ATGAAAACATCTGATTTTGACTTTACCTTACCACAGGAATTAATAGCCTCCGCTCCAGTGTGCCCGCGTGATGCCGCGCGTATGCTGGTTGTCGCGGAAAATACATACGACAAAAAAATAACCGATCTGACAAGCTATCTGAAAAAAGGCGATGTGTTGGTCTTTAATGATAGCAAGGTCATTCCCGCTCGTCTTATCGGCAAACGTGGTGATGCCAAAATTGAGGTGTTGTTGCATAAACGAATCTTTTACCCTATGAACCCTCACCCCATCCCTCTCCCAGAGGGAGAGGGGACTAATATGTGGAAATGTTTCGCAAAGCCCGCAAAAAAACTGCGTGTGGGCGATGTTGTAAATTTTGCCGATGATTTCAGCGCGAGCGTTATAGAAAAATATGATGACGGGCAGGTTTTACTGGGGTTTTCCTATTCGGGCGACATATTTGAACAAAAGCTGAACACTTACGGAGCAATGCCACTACCGCCTTATATTGAACGTGTACGCTGTGCTGATGATGCGGACAATAACAGTTATCAGACGATATACGCGAAAAATTCCGGTTCGGTGGCGGCTCCCACAGCTGGTCTGCATTTTACCGATCGCTTGCTTGATGCTATTGATAAGATGGGAGTAGAGAGATTACATGTCACCTTGCATGTAGGTGGTGGTACTTTCCTGCCGGTAAAAGCTGAGGATACGAACGACCATGTGATGCATAGCGAGTATGCGGTGGTAACTGGTGATGTGGCGGAAATTATAAACGTGGCTAAAAAAGCAGGAGGAAGGGTGATAGCGGTGGGTACGACCAGTGTTCGTACCTTAGAGTCCGCCACCAATAAACACGGTATTTTGCAAGAATTTGCGGGTGAAACCGATATTTTTATTACGCCTGGCTATGAATTTAAGCTGGTGGACGCCATGCTTACCAATTTTCACCTGCCAAAATCTACCTTATTTATGCTGGTATCGGCATTTAGCGGGCTGGACAGGATGAAAGCCGCCTACGCTCACGCCATAGAGCAGAAATACCGATTTTATTCGTATGGGGATGCGTGTTTGCTTTTCTCCGAAAACAAGTAA